The following proteins are encoded in a genomic region of Mycolicibacterium confluentis:
- a CDS encoding ABC transporter ATP-binding protein, with protein MIEIDHVYKRFDDYVAVDDADFSIGAGEFFSMLGPSGCGKTTTLRMIAGFETPTEGAIRLEGNDVSRMPPHKRNVNTVFQHYALFPHMTVWDNVAYGPRSQKLDKTKGKGEVQRRVDELIDVVRLTDFAKRKPSQLSGGQQQRVALARALVNYPSALLLDEPLGALDLKLRHVMQFELKRIQRELGITFVYVTHDQEEALTMSDRIAVMNAGKVEQIGSPTEIYDQPATVFVASFIGQANLWHGRQTGRVNRDFVEVEVLGTKLAAAPGSTTIESGGRATLMVRPERVRISMEAPVNSESLVSVPATVTDLTFQGPVLRLSLAAADGSPIIAHVGPEQALPMLRPGDQVHAGWAPSASRVLPDADIPTTEDLEEMLDD; from the coding sequence GTGATCGAGATCGATCACGTCTACAAACGGTTCGACGACTACGTCGCCGTCGATGACGCGGACTTCTCCATTGGGGCCGGGGAGTTCTTCTCCATGCTCGGCCCGTCGGGATGCGGCAAGACCACGACGCTTCGCATGATCGCCGGATTCGAGACGCCGACCGAGGGGGCCATCCGCCTCGAGGGCAACGACGTCTCCCGCATGCCACCGCACAAACGCAACGTCAACACGGTTTTCCAGCACTATGCGCTGTTCCCGCACATGACGGTGTGGGACAACGTCGCCTACGGTCCGCGCAGCCAGAAGCTCGACAAGACCAAGGGCAAGGGTGAGGTCCAGCGGCGTGTCGACGAACTCATCGACGTCGTCCGCCTGACCGACTTCGCGAAGCGCAAGCCGAGCCAGCTGTCCGGTGGCCAGCAGCAGCGCGTCGCGCTGGCCCGCGCCCTGGTCAACTACCCCAGCGCGCTCCTTCTCGATGAGCCTCTCGGCGCGCTCGACCTCAAACTCCGCCACGTCATGCAGTTCGAGCTGAAGCGCATCCAGCGGGAACTGGGCATCACGTTCGTCTACGTGACCCATGACCAGGAGGAGGCGTTGACGATGAGCGACCGCATTGCTGTCATGAACGCAGGCAAGGTCGAGCAGATCGGCTCCCCCACCGAGATCTATGACCAGCCCGCCACGGTTTTCGTCGCGAGCTTCATCGGACAGGCCAATCTGTGGCACGGCCGCCAGACGGGCCGGGTGAACCGTGACTTCGTCGAGGTCGAGGTGCTGGGCACCAAGCTGGCCGCGGCGCCGGGCTCCACCACGATCGAGAGCGGTGGCCGGGCCACCCTGATGGTCCGGCCCGAACGGGTCCGCATCTCGATGGAAGCCCCGGTCAACTCGGAATCGCTGGTGTCGGTCCCCGCGACGGTCACCGATCTGACGTTCCAGGGGCCTGTGCTGCGTCTCTCACTGGCGGCGGCCGACGGCTCGCCGATCATCGCGCACGTCGGACCCGAACAGGCGCTGCCGATGTTGCGGCCGGGCGATCAGGTGCATGCCGGCTGGGCACCGTCCGCCTCACGGGTGCTGCCCGACGCCGACATACCCACCACAGAGGATCTCGAAGAGATGCTCGACGACTGA
- a CDS encoding polyamine ABC transporter substrate-binding protein, producing MAPSPNDIDPRLLARMATNRSSRRRFLGGSAAAAAALVLGPSFLTACGSDSGSPSTATREPDDGSPATGTVRISNWPSYMADGFVAAFQKASGLTVDYKEDFNDNEQWFAKFKEPLSRRQDIGADLVIPSEFMAARLKGLGWLNEISDERVPNKKNLRTDLADAAVDPGRKYIAPWMSGMVGIAYNKAATGRPITTLDDMWDPAFKGKVSLLSDMQDGLGLVMLAQGNSVSDPTTDTIQKAVDLIKEQKDKGQIRRFTGNDYLDDLAAGNIVVAQAYSGDVVQLQADNPDLEFIVPESGGTWFIDTQVIPYTTQNQTGAEAWIDYVYDRANYAKLIAATQFVPVLSDMTDELAKIDPAIANNPLINPSPETIAKVHSWPSLTDEQTQAFNTAYAAVTGG from the coding sequence ATGGCTCCCTCCCCGAACGACATCGATCCCCGACTGCTGGCACGCATGGCGACCAACCGCTCCTCGCGCCGCCGCTTCCTCGGCGGCAGCGCCGCGGCTGCGGCCGCGCTCGTCCTCGGGCCGTCGTTCCTGACCGCCTGCGGATCTGACAGCGGCTCCCCCAGCACCGCAACCCGCGAACCCGACGACGGTTCTCCGGCCACCGGCACCGTTCGCATCTCGAACTGGCCGTCGTACATGGCCGACGGGTTCGTCGCGGCGTTCCAGAAGGCCAGCGGCCTGACCGTGGACTACAAGGAAGACTTCAACGACAACGAGCAGTGGTTCGCCAAGTTCAAGGAACCGCTGTCGCGCCGCCAGGACATCGGCGCCGACCTGGTGATCCCGAGCGAGTTCATGGCCGCCCGCCTGAAGGGCCTGGGCTGGCTCAACGAGATCAGCGACGAGCGGGTGCCGAACAAGAAGAACCTGCGCACCGATCTCGCGGATGCCGCCGTCGACCCCGGCCGCAAGTACATCGCCCCCTGGATGTCGGGCATGGTCGGCATCGCCTACAACAAGGCGGCCACGGGTCGTCCCATCACCACACTCGACGACATGTGGGACCCCGCCTTCAAGGGCAAGGTCAGCCTGCTCTCCGACATGCAGGACGGACTGGGCCTGGTCATGCTCGCGCAGGGCAACTCGGTGTCCGACCCGACGACCGACACCATCCAGAAGGCCGTCGACCTGATCAAGGAGCAGAAGGACAAGGGGCAGATCCGCCGCTTCACCGGCAACGACTACCTCGACGACCTCGCGGCCGGCAACATCGTCGTCGCGCAGGCCTACTCGGGCGACGTCGTCCAGCTGCAGGCCGACAACCCCGACCTCGAGTTCATCGTTCCCGAATCGGGCGGCACGTGGTTCATCGACACCCAGGTGATCCCGTACACCACGCAGAACCAGACGGGCGCCGAGGCGTGGATCGACTACGTCTACGACCGCGCCAACTACGCCAAGCTGATCGCGGCCACGCAGTTCGTGCCGGTGCTGTCCGACATGACCGACGAGCTGGCCAAGATCGATCCGGCGATCGCGAACAACCCGCTGATCAACCCGTCGCCGGAGACCATCGCCAAGGTGCACTCGTGGCCGTCGCTCACCGATGAGCAGACGCAGGCGTTCAACACCGCCTACGCGGCAGTGACAGGTGGCTGA
- a CDS encoding ABC transporter permease, with the protein MAGVASSSRQRSRIAPYLMILPALAYLAIFFVVPFWSLFRTSLSSAGGSVYLPTLTFTWNFSNYTHAFSTYSDQIVRSLGYALTATVVSLLISYPLAYVIAFKSGRYKNLLLGLVILPFFVTFLIRTLAWKTILADDGFVVRMLDTIGLLPSDGRLLSTAWAVIGGLIYNSMTFMILPLYVSLEKIDPRLLEASRDLYSSSFRAFRKVILPLSIPGVVAGSMLVFIPAVGDFINAEYLGSTQTTMIGNVIQKQFLIVKDYPAAAAVSFVLMALILAGVLSYTKALGSEDLV; encoded by the coding sequence ATGGCGGGCGTTGCCAGCAGCAGTCGGCAGCGCAGCAGGATCGCGCCGTACCTGATGATCCTGCCTGCCTTGGCGTACCTGGCGATCTTCTTCGTGGTGCCGTTCTGGTCGCTGTTCCGCACGTCGCTGTCCTCGGCGGGCGGTTCGGTGTACCTGCCGACGCTGACGTTCACATGGAACTTCAGCAACTACACCCACGCGTTCAGCACGTACTCCGATCAGATCGTCCGATCGCTGGGGTACGCGCTGACCGCGACGGTGGTGTCGCTGCTGATCTCCTATCCGCTGGCGTACGTGATCGCGTTCAAGTCGGGGCGGTACAAGAACCTCCTGCTGGGTCTGGTGATCCTGCCGTTCTTCGTCACGTTCCTGATCCGCACGCTGGCCTGGAAGACCATCCTGGCCGACGACGGGTTCGTGGTCCGGATGCTCGACACCATCGGCCTGCTGCCATCGGACGGTCGACTACTGTCCACGGCATGGGCCGTGATCGGCGGATTGATCTACAACTCCATGACATTCATGATCCTGCCGCTGTATGTCAGCCTGGAGAAGATCGATCCTCGTCTGCTCGAGGCGTCCCGCGACCTGTACTCGTCGAGTTTCCGGGCGTTCCGCAAAGTCATTCTGCCGCTGTCCATTCCGGGCGTGGTCGCCGGCAGCATGCTGGTGTTCATCCCGGCGGTCGGTGACTTCATCAACGCCGAGTATCTGGGCAGCACCCAGACCACGATGATCGGCAACGTGATCCAGAAGCAGTTCCTGATCGTCAAGGACTACCCGGCCGCGGCCGCGGTGAGCTTCGTGTTGATGGCGCTGATCCTCGCCGGGGTGCTCTCGTACACAAAGGCATTGGGCTCGGAGGACCTGGTATGA